A single genomic interval of Acipenser ruthenus chromosome 28, fAciRut3.2 maternal haplotype, whole genome shotgun sequence harbors:
- the LOC117434514 gene encoding outer dense fiber protein 3-like, translating to MTTDPWVGTWRPQKPLRPIGAQYTSPGPKYGLPSATGTIKHDPTKNKAPAYSFGIQHVRYNTDSSPGPKYFVSSKMTRMGKDAFPAYTMCFRSKEPKKAKTPGPATYFPEKAIKCSYNTPPAYTMGSKTEHFEMDSVPGPADYKIPTTLGRNLPVKSSAPCYSFGIKSNLNIANKGPSPNTYKTTNLNVYKCTAPQYSMSSKAGMPSGSGNTPGPADYKTEKVTCNKYTHPAFTFGVKHSEYMAPLVIAN from the exons ATGACTACTGATCCATGGGTGGGAACCTGGAGGCCGCAAAAGCCTCTAAGACCCATTGGAGCACAGTACACCAGTCCAGGACCAAAGTATGGACTGCCTTCTGCAACAG gaACCATCAAGCATGACCCAACAAAAAACAAAGCCCCTGCTTATTCTTTCGGTATTCAGCATGTCAGGTATAACACCGACAGTTCTCCAGGTCCAAAGTACTTTGTGTCAAGCAAAATGACAAGAATGGGCAAGGATGCCTTCCCCGCCTATACCATGTGTTTCCGGAGCAAGGAACCCAAGAAAGCAAAAACACCTGGTCCAG CAACCTATTTTCCAGAAAAAGCTATAAAGTGTTCCTATAATACGCCACCAGCTTACACCATGGGCAGCAAGACAGAACACTTTGAAATGGACAGTGTGCCAG GGCCAGCTGATTACAAAATACCTACAACGCTGGGAAGAAATTTACCAGTCAAGTCCTCGGCACCCTGTTATTCATTCGGAATTAAAAGCAATTTAAACATTGCGAACAAG GGTCCATCACCTAACACTTATAAGACTACAAACCTTAATGTCTATAAGTGCACCGCCCCTCAGTACAGCATGTCAAGCAAAGCTGGGATGCCTAGTGGTTCAGGAAATACACCTGGACCCGCTGACTACAAAACAGAAAAG GTGACCTGCAATAAGTATACTCATCCTGCATTTACATTTGGTGTTAAACACTCCGAATATATGGCACCATTAGTTATTGCTAACTGA